A window of the Oncorhynchus masou masou isolate Uvic2021 unplaced genomic scaffold, UVic_Omas_1.1 unplaced_scaffold_4307, whole genome shotgun sequence genome harbors these coding sequences:
- the LOC135535003 gene encoding CDC42 small effector protein 1-like translates to MSEFWHKIGCCVVAKPPPRKKRRKIDRSMIGEPTNFVHLTHIGSGEMAEGRAPSGPVQDKMRSKGPSANGRKSML, encoded by the exons ATGAGCGAGTTCTGGCACAAGATTGGCTGCTGCGTGGTGGCCAAACCTCCACCG AGGAAGAAGCGCAGGAAAATCGACCGCAGCATGATCGGCGAGCCCACAAACTTTGTCCACTTGACACACATTGGCTCTGGGGAGATGGCAGAGGGCCGGGCCCCG TCAGGGCCAGTCCAGGATAAGATGAGGTCAAAAGGACCCAGTGCCAACGGCCGCAAGAGCATGTTATAA